One part of the Aurantibacillus circumpalustris genome encodes these proteins:
- a CDS encoding proton-conducting transporter transmembrane domain-containing protein: MSTTFILHIFLLIPLIGFIVSLLINKSKEALISVATYVTVGSHFLLFLVFFIYWLTHGHEIVNLKDFVLFRTTGYEFYLDFYFDKITAVYLFVGSSLTLLITIYSRYYMHREEGYKRFFNTLLFFYLGYNITIFSGNLETLFIGWEILGICSFLLIAFYRDRFLPVRNALKVYTVYRVGDIGLILAMWMGHHLWHRNITFFDLSNNQLVHEQLTSHSLVGVFISLMILITAAAKSAQLPFSSWLPRAMEGPTPSSAIFYGSLSVHFGVFLLLRTYNLWENQYSVRILIGLLGLSTSIVATLIARVQSSVKSQIAYSSAAQIGLIFIEVALGLDNVALVHFAGNAFLRTYQLLVSPSVASYLIREQFYNYIPRTRTIEDSWPKKIEYSVYLLSLKEFNLDLFMARFLWNPLKNLGRKLNFFTLKSLFLFFLPAYLIGLTLLYTKAHIAEEIHEYLPVLFAIIGLMMVLKAFSETKNVTMSWILIIMNHFWVALAVSFNETFNYGDVHVYLSGIVVAGIVGLFFLRRIKSFEHHLDLSRFHGHVYEHPKTALIFLLACLGLTGFPISPTFIGEDLIFSHIKESQYALAIIISVSFIIDGLALVRIYARVFLGPHIKTYHETPYKSS; this comes from the coding sequence ATGTCAACGACATTCATACTTCATATATTTCTACTTATTCCTCTAATTGGGTTTATTGTTAGTCTTCTTATTAATAAATCAAAAGAAGCACTCATATCTGTTGCTACATACGTTACTGTAGGATCGCACTTTCTTTTATTTCTTGTATTCTTTATTTATTGGTTAACACACGGTCACGAGATTGTTAATCTGAAAGACTTTGTTCTTTTTAGAACGACTGGTTATGAATTTTATCTTGATTTTTATTTTGACAAGATTACGGCAGTGTATTTATTTGTTGGCTCTTCACTAACACTTTTAATAACTATCTATAGCCGTTATTACATGCACCGTGAAGAAGGTTATAAGCGTTTCTTTAACACCTTATTATTTTTCTATTTGGGTTATAACATCACTATTTTTTCAGGGAATTTAGAAACGCTATTTATTGGTTGGGAAATTTTAGGCATTTGTTCTTTCTTACTTATTGCTTTTTACCGTGATCGTTTTTTACCGGTTAGAAATGCATTAAAAGTTTACACGGTTTACAGGGTTGGTGATATTGGCCTCATTCTTGCTATGTGGATGGGGCATCATCTATGGCATAGAAACATTACGTTTTTTGATTTAAGTAATAACCAATTGGTGCACGAGCAACTCACCTCGCACAGTTTAGTGGGTGTTTTTATTTCTTTAATGATCTTAATAACAGCAGCGGCTAAATCTGCGCAGCTTCCATTCTCATCTTGGTTACCAAGGGCTATGGAAGGACCAACTCCATCGAGTGCCATTTTTTACGGTTCCTTATCTGTGCATTTTGGTGTATTTCTGCTTTTAAGAACGTATAATTTATGGGAAAATCAATATTCAGTAAGAATTTTGATTGGCTTATTAGGCTTGAGCACCAGCATCGTAGCCACATTAATTGCAAGGGTTCAGTCATCTGTAAAAAGTCAAATTGCTTATTCGTCTGCAGCACAAATAGGGTTGATATTTATTGAAGTCGCTTTAGGATTAGACAATGTTGCGCTTGTGCATTTTGCTGGAAACGCTTTTTTAAGAACGTATCAATTATTGGTTTCTCCATCGGTAGCGAGTTATCTTATACGCGAGCAGTTTTACAATTACATTCCACGTACAAGAACAATAGAAGATTCTTGGCCGAAAAAAATAGAGTATAGTGTTTATCTATTAAGTCTTAAAGAGTTTAACCTCGATTTATTTATGGCGCGTTTTTTATGGAATCCGTTAAAAAATCTTGGTAGAAAACTCAATTTCTTCACCTTAAAAAGTTTGTTTCTTTTTTTCTTACCGGCATACCTTATTGGACTAACGCTGCTTTATACAAAGGCTCATATCGCGGAGGAAATTCACGAATACTTACCAGTATTATTTGCAATTATTGGATTGATGATGGTTTTAAAAGCCTTCTCAGAGACAAAAAATGTAACCATGAGTTGGATACTAATTATCATGAATCACTTTTGGGTTGCTCTTGCAGTGTCTTTTAATGAAACCTTTAATTATGGCGACGTACATGTTTACCTAAGTGGGATAGTAGTTGCAGGGATTGTTGGCCTGTTCTTTTTAAGAAGAATAAAATCATTTGAACATCATTTGGATTTGAGTCGTTTTCACGGTCACGTTTACGAACACCCAAAAACGGCCTTAATATTTTTGCTCGCATGTCTTGGTTTAACAGGCTTTCCGATAAGTCCAACGTTTATTGGAGAAGATCTTATTTTCAGTCACATTAAAGAAAGTCAGTATGCTTTGGCCATCATAATTTCTGTAAGCTTTATTATTGATGGTTTAGCCTTAGTAAGAATTTACGCACGTGTATTTTTAGGTCCGCATATAAAAACATATCACGAAACACCATATAAATCATCGTAA
- a CDS encoding YbcC family protein — MESNTTLFNEHDVLHKLKHYLPAQAPLKDFIHHNTLHAFQNLKFYKALREASGMFGYKVSLSLNEFRSFIESGRIREDILEKVISDKMGTEHLSEWQVKLTSKKYDMSCTPRVGMLRRNWKKHFGLDLDVLTHPILFRTICSYLDQGISIWNFPVQDKGFLNSIREMEKQTYSSFFTSKRVKNLLSSRVKIVELLRIVVGDESLYEQYLYDQQFAHQGWSGMVSVVEDSKETLLDEKRISLKDVIIFELLLEIDALDSRFGEIWSPLGLKLKEKPEDLFAEIAQTEYDMVMELWQDAYEWSYYDDVLAGLLNKKQETTNVEQKSFQAAFCIDDRETSLRDHLEKSDKDCETFATPGFFGVEFYFQPEHGKSYTKQCPAPVTPKFLIKEIGSKDKRKKDLHFAKQTHGLIRGLFMAPTLGFWSALKLLFSIFKPSLSPATSLSFSHMDKFSELTILNDISHVDENGLQIGFTIEQMVDRVEAVLKSIGLVKDFAPIFYTIGHGSSSTNNPHYAAYNCGACCGRPGSVNARVLAFMANNSEVRQILTTRGIDIPSTTQFVGGLHDTTRDEIVFYDENVLSEENRKAHENNKIAFNTALDLNAKERSRRFALIDTCKSAKDIHKTVLNRSVSLFEPRPELNHASNALCIIGSRDLTKNVFLDRRAFTNSYDYRIDPEGTILVNIMKPIGPVCGGINLEYFFSRVDNQKLGAGTKLPHNVMGLFGVANGFDGDLRPGLPSQMIEVHDPVRLLVIVEHFPEVVLKTIQSVDAMYEWFINEWVQLVSINPKTKELFVFKNGQFENYVPLKKETPTVNDITPILETNTENIPVYLIN, encoded by the coding sequence ATGGAATCAAACACTACGCTGTTCAACGAACATGATGTTCTCCATAAACTTAAACATTATTTACCTGCGCAGGCTCCTCTAAAGGATTTCATACATCACAATACCTTACATGCTTTTCAAAATTTAAAATTCTATAAAGCACTAAGGGAAGCGTCGGGCATGTTTGGTTATAAGGTTTCACTTTCGTTAAATGAGTTCAGATCTTTTATAGAGTCAGGGCGCATTAGAGAAGATATACTTGAAAAAGTAATTAGTGATAAAATGGGTACTGAACACCTTTCGGAATGGCAAGTCAAATTGACTTCCAAAAAATACGATATGTCTTGTACACCAAGAGTTGGCATGCTTCGTAGAAACTGGAAAAAGCATTTTGGACTTGATTTAGATGTACTCACCCACCCTATTCTTTTTCGAACTATTTGCAGTTACTTAGATCAAGGTATTTCAATTTGGAATTTCCCTGTTCAAGATAAAGGGTTTCTAAACTCGATTCGCGAAATGGAAAAACAAACCTATAGCAGTTTTTTCACTAGCAAACGTGTAAAAAACCTACTAAGCAGTCGCGTAAAAATTGTTGAACTTCTTAGAATTGTTGTTGGCGACGAATCTCTTTACGAGCAATATTTATATGACCAACAGTTTGCACACCAGGGCTGGTCGGGTATGGTATCGGTTGTTGAAGATTCTAAAGAAACACTTTTAGATGAGAAAAGAATTAGTCTTAAAGATGTGATCATCTTTGAACTGTTATTAGAAATAGATGCTCTTGATTCCAGGTTTGGTGAAATATGGTCTCCACTTGGCCTTAAGCTGAAAGAAAAACCAGAAGATTTGTTTGCAGAAATAGCTCAAACAGAATACGATATGGTAATGGAACTGTGGCAAGATGCATATGAATGGAGTTACTACGACGATGTTTTAGCTGGCCTACTTAATAAGAAACAAGAAACAACAAACGTTGAACAAAAAAGTTTTCAGGCCGCCTTTTGTATTGACGATCGAGAAACTTCTTTACGTGATCATCTTGAAAAATCAGACAAGGACTGTGAAACATTTGCTACTCCAGGTTTTTTTGGTGTTGAATTTTATTTTCAGCCTGAACACGGAAAATCGTATACAAAACAATGTCCAGCACCAGTAACACCAAAATTTCTAATCAAAGAAATTGGCTCGAAAGATAAACGCAAAAAAGATCTGCACTTTGCAAAACAAACCCATGGACTAATAAGAGGGTTATTTATGGCGCCAACCCTTGGTTTTTGGTCCGCTTTAAAATTACTGTTCAGTATTTTTAAACCATCCTTATCACCAGCAACGTCTTTATCCTTTAGTCATATGGACAAGTTCTCAGAGTTGACGATTCTTAATGACATTTCACATGTGGATGAAAATGGGCTTCAAATTGGATTTACTATAGAACAAATGGTTGATCGTGTAGAGGCTGTTTTAAAAAGTATTGGTTTGGTAAAAGATTTTGCACCTATCTTTTATACTATTGGTCATGGTTCGAGTAGCACTAACAATCCGCATTATGCCGCATACAATTGTGGCGCTTGCTGTGGTAGACCAGGGTCCGTAAATGCAAGAGTATTAGCTTTTATGGCCAATAATAGTGAAGTAAGACAAATTCTTACTACAAGAGGAATTGATATTCCTTCAACCACTCAGTTTGTAGGAGGTTTGCACGATACCACCCGCGATGAAATTGTTTTTTATGATGAGAACGTTTTAAGCGAAGAGAATCGTAAGGCACATGAAAACAATAAAATTGCGTTTAATACTGCACTTGATTTAAATGCAAAAGAACGTTCTCGTCGTTTTGCATTAATAGATACTTGCAAAAGTGCAAAGGATATTCATAAAACTGTTTTGAACCGATCAGTGTCTTTATTTGAGCCTCGTCCTGAATTAAATCATGCGTCAAATGCTTTGTGTATTATTGGAAGTAGAGATTTGACTAAAAATGTTTTCCTTGATCGCAGAGCATTTACCAATTCATACGATTACAGAATAGATCCGGAAGGAACAATTCTGGTTAATATTATGAAGCCCATTGGACCAGTGTGTGGTGGCATTAATCTTGAGTATTTTTTCTCCCGCGTTGACAATCAAAAATTAGGTGCTGGTACCAAACTGCCACATAATGTAATGGGGTTATTTGGTGTTGCAAATGGTTTTGATGGCGATTTAAGACCAGGGCTTCCAAGTCAAATGATAGAGGTACATGATCCTGTGCGTTTATTGGTTATTGTTGAACATTTTCCTGAGGTAGTTTTAAAAACAATTCAATCTGTGGACGCTATGTATGAATGGTTTATTAATGAATGGGTTCAATTAGTGTCAATTAATCCAAAAACAAAAGAACTTTTTGTTTTTAAAAATGGACAATTCGAAAACTATGTGCCACTTAAAAAGGAGACACCTACAGTGAATGATATAACCCCTATTTTAGAAACGAACACAGAAAATATTCCCGTTTATCTTATAAACTAA
- a CDS encoding S41 family peptidase, which yields MLKYIFKKLDAINFYNRIVSNTLFIIFSFMTVATYSQVASNVFPLSPLATKTLVDSLTNQIIKYYVNKEAAIKMNSYIKKRYKEGHYNNIKDPHALAGALTSDILFINHDEHFHMEYNPQMTDELLGNIEDVPKMVAEKLRLEKEKNFGFKKVEIISGNIGYLELSGFSRLNKFSKTTADAALKLLSNSRAIIIDLRYGVGGSPDMVNHIISHFFKSPTHVIDIYIRSENATLPYWTVPDSSYGVLTEIPLYILTSYKTFSAAEGLSYELQALKRATIVGETTRGGAHTVTYRPLSSGFICDIPFGRAISPITKRNWEKIGVIPDIKVPADRALEIAETKIFEEAFDKAKDSLEIKRLKWQLELVQSVNHPIQLDTSTFKGFTGLFGAYAISYNTGVLYYQKTGKAKFPLIPMTSSMMRVKGNDTFTVEFFKNFIGKINRIATRYDDGRVEYAERTD from the coding sequence ATGTTAAAGTATATTTTTAAGAAACTTGATGCAATAAACTTTTATAATAGAATTGTTTCGAATACACTTTTTATTATTTTCTCATTTATGACTGTTGCAACTTATTCTCAAGTTGCTTCCAACGTTTTTCCCTTAAGTCCATTGGCAACAAAAACCTTAGTAGACAGTTTAACTAATCAAATTATAAAATATTACGTCAATAAAGAAGCCGCCATAAAAATGAACAGCTACATAAAAAAACGGTACAAAGAGGGACATTATAATAACATTAAAGATCCTCATGCCTTGGCAGGCGCTTTGACTTCAGATATTCTTTTTATTAACCATGATGAGCATTTTCATATGGAATACAATCCACAAATGACGGATGAGTTGTTAGGTAATATTGAAGACGTTCCGAAAATGGTAGCCGAAAAATTACGATTAGAAAAAGAAAAGAATTTTGGTTTTAAAAAAGTAGAAATAATAAGCGGCAACATAGGTTATTTGGAACTTAGCGGATTCTCTCGACTTAATAAATTTTCGAAGACAACGGCTGATGCAGCCCTAAAATTACTTTCCAATTCACGCGCTATTATCATTGATCTGAGATACGGTGTTGGTGGATCGCCTGATATGGTAAATCACATTATCAGTCATTTTTTTAAATCGCCAACTCATGTTATTGACATATATATTAGAAGCGAAAATGCCACGCTTCCCTATTGGACAGTTCCAGACTCATCCTATGGTGTGCTTACGGAGATACCTTTATACATTCTAACAAGCTACAAAACATTTTCTGCCGCTGAGGGCTTATCTTATGAATTACAAGCTTTAAAACGAGCAACCATTGTAGGCGAGACGACTCGTGGTGGTGCACATACTGTAACCTACCGACCTTTAAGTAGTGGTTTTATTTGTGACATTCCATTTGGAAGAGCTATAAGTCCGATAACTAAGAGGAATTGGGAGAAAATTGGTGTGATACCAGATATTAAAGTTCCTGCAGATAGAGCTTTAGAGATTGCAGAAACCAAAATATTTGAAGAAGCTTTTGATAAGGCTAAAGACTCTTTAGAAATTAAGCGCTTAAAATGGCAGTTAGAGTTGGTTCAATCGGTTAATCATCCAATTCAACTCGATACTTCAACTTTTAAAGGATTTACAGGGTTATTTGGAGCTTACGCAATAAGTTACAATACCGGTGTTCTCTATTATCAAAAAACAGGTAAGGCTAAATTTCCTTTAATTCCAATGACCTCAAGCATGATGCGTGTAAAAGGAAACGACACATTTACGGTGGAATTCTTTAAGAATTTCATTGGTAAAATAAATAGAATCGCTACCAGATATGACGATGGAAGGGTAGAATATGCAGAAAGAACGGATTGA
- a CDS encoding sodium:proton antiporter, whose translation MTTAIIITFCSLLLVAYLFDLTSFRTKIPSVILLLILGWSVRQFTDFFEIQLPHFDPILPILGTIGLILIVLEGSLELELNRSKLWLIIKSFFGAMFTLVASALLLAWLFNSFGDYSLRNCLINAIPFSIISSAIAIPSARNLGNASKEFVIYESSLSDIIGVLFFNFIALNESYDSHSFGEFGIQLLIIIVVSFIATISLSYLLNKIDHHIKFVPIILLVILIYEVSKEFDLPGLIFILLFGLFIGNLDELKGFKWVEKFKPDELNKEVQKFKELTSEATFLVRALFFLVFGYLLENAEILNSETLVWATGIVAGIFILRTIQLKLSFLPLTPLLFVAPRGLITILLYLSIEPEQSIPLVNNSLIIQVIIFTALIMMLGLMSVKKETTPSPTETEF comes from the coding sequence ATGACCACTGCTATTATTATTACGTTTTGCTCATTATTATTAGTTGCCTATTTATTTGATCTCACCTCTTTTAGAACGAAGATTCCTTCCGTTATTCTTCTTTTAATTTTAGGCTGGTCTGTAAGACAGTTTACAGATTTTTTCGAGATCCAGTTACCACACTTCGATCCTATTCTACCAATTCTGGGAACCATAGGTTTAATTCTTATAGTCCTAGAAGGTTCACTGGAACTCGAACTTAACCGCTCAAAACTTTGGCTTATTATTAAATCTTTTTTTGGTGCTATGTTTACGTTGGTGGCGAGTGCTTTATTACTTGCCTGGTTGTTTAATAGTTTTGGAGATTATTCTTTAAGAAATTGTCTTATTAATGCCATTCCTTTTTCAATCATAAGCAGTGCTATTGCCATTCCAAGTGCCAGAAATCTAGGAAATGCTTCCAAAGAGTTTGTCATCTACGAGAGTAGTTTGTCTGATATCATCGGTGTTTTATTTTTTAATTTTATTGCGCTTAACGAGAGTTACGATAGTCATTCTTTCGGTGAGTTCGGAATTCAATTACTAATAATTATTGTTGTTTCTTTTATTGCAACCATTTCACTTTCTTATCTCCTAAATAAAATAGATCATCATATTAAATTTGTTCCGATTATTTTATTGGTGATACTTATTTATGAAGTTTCGAAAGAATTTGATTTGCCAGGACTAATTTTTATACTCCTCTTCGGTTTGTTTATAGGGAATTTAGATGAACTCAAAGGGTTTAAGTGGGTAGAAAAATTTAAACCGGATGAACTAAATAAAGAGGTTCAAAAATTTAAAGAGTTAACATCTGAAGCTACATTTTTAGTGAGAGCGCTTTTTTTTCTTGTATTTGGTTACCTTTTAGAAAATGCAGAAATCCTAAACAGTGAAACTCTTGTATGGGCAACTGGTATTGTTGCTGGAATATTTATCCTAAGAACTATTCAATTAAAACTTTCATTCCTGCCGTTGACCCCACTATTATTTGTAGCACCAAGAGGTTTAATTACCATTCTTTTGTATTTATCAATTGAGCCGGAACAAAGTATTCCTCTTGTAAATAACTCACTCATTATACAGGTAATTATTTTTACTGCCTTGATTATGATGCTGGGTTTGATGTCTGTAAAAAAGGAAACTACACCTTCACCAACTGAAACAGAGTTTTAA
- a CDS encoding rhodanese-like domain-containing protein, with protein sequence MKKILILALSFLGVINAFGQTPLWKKEQLMPTQELSEKINTNAKDKPIIFNVGPMENIKTAVFVGKATSATCIEKMKSTLSMENKTKALVVYCGCCSYASCPNIKPAYDALVAQGFKNVKVLELPEGIKPDWVAKGYPMEAE encoded by the coding sequence ATGAAAAAAATATTGATCCTTGCTCTTTCCTTCTTAGGCGTAATCAATGCCTTTGGTCAGACTCCTCTATGGAAAAAAGAACAATTAATGCCAACGCAGGAATTGTCGGAAAAAATTAACACCAACGCAAAAGATAAGCCAATTATTTTTAATGTTGGTCCAATGGAGAACATTAAAACTGCCGTTTTTGTTGGCAAGGCAACAAGTGCTACTTGTATTGAAAAAATGAAATCCACACTTTCGATGGAAAACAAAACAAAGGCATTAGTAGTTTACTGTGGTTGCTGCTCCTATGCTAGTTGTCCCAATATTAAGCCTGCATATGATGCTCTGGTAGCACAGGGTTTTAAGAATGTTAAAGTATTAGAATTGCCAGAAGGCATTAAGCCAGACTGGGTAGCTAAGGGATACCCTATGGAAGCTGAATAA
- a CDS encoding bifunctional 3,4-dihydroxy-2-butanone-4-phosphate synthase/GTP cyclohydrolase II yields the protein MSEFKLNSIEEALEDIRQGKVIIVVDDEDRENEGDFITAARNATPEVINFMATHGRGLICAPLTEERAHELKLDMMVPANTSLHETPFTVSVDLLGFGCSTGISASDRSKTVKALIDPSIKPSDFGRPGHIFPLKSKPGGVLRRTGHTEATVDISVLAGFEPCGVLVEILNEDGTMARLPQLVKIAERFDLKIISIEDLIAYRLAKESIVKRQVEVNMPTEWGDFKLIDYAVETNGQEHLVLVKGEWKKDEAVLVRMHSSCVTGDIFGSCRCDCGGQLHQSMQMIEKEGKGVVVYLNQEGRGIGLLNKLKAYKLQEEGLDTVEANVELGFKMDERDYGVGAQILRDLGVRKIKLMTNNPKKRAGLIGYGLEIVENVPIIVKSNPHNVKYLQTKKDKMGHSF from the coding sequence ATGAGTGAATTTAAATTAAATAGTATTGAAGAAGCCCTAGAAGATATTCGTCAGGGAAAAGTGATTATTGTGGTGGATGATGAGGATCGTGAAAATGAAGGAGATTTTATAACTGCAGCTAGAAATGCTACCCCAGAGGTAATTAATTTTATGGCTACCCATGGCCGTGGGTTAATTTGCGCTCCGCTTACCGAAGAAAGAGCACATGAGTTAAAACTCGACATGATGGTGCCAGCCAACACATCTTTGCACGAAACACCCTTTACTGTTTCTGTAGATTTATTAGGGTTTGGTTGCAGTACCGGTATTTCAGCATCAGACAGATCTAAAACGGTGAAAGCTCTAATAGATCCTAGTATTAAACCTTCTGATTTTGGAAGACCTGGCCATATTTTTCCTTTAAAATCAAAGCCCGGAGGAGTACTTCGCAGAACTGGCCACACGGAAGCCACTGTTGATATTTCTGTACTTGCAGGGTTTGAACCTTGTGGCGTGTTGGTAGAAATTTTAAATGAAGATGGTACAATGGCTCGTTTACCACAATTGGTGAAAATTGCCGAACGCTTCGATCTTAAAATTATTAGTATTGAAGACCTTATTGCTTATCGATTGGCAAAAGAAAGTATTGTTAAAAGACAAGTAGAAGTAAATATGCCAACCGAATGGGGCGATTTTAAACTAATTGATTATGCTGTAGAAACCAATGGACAAGAGCATCTTGTTTTGGTTAAGGGAGAATGGAAAAAAGATGAAGCTGTTTTGGTAAGAATGCACTCTTCTTGTGTAACTGGCGATATTTTTGGTAGTTGTCGTTGTGATTGCGGTGGACAACTTCATCAATCTATGCAAATGATTGAAAAAGAAGGTAAGGGTGTTGTTGTATACCTTAATCAAGAAGGTCGCGGTATTGGTTTGTTGAATAAATTAAAGGCCTATAAATTACAAGAAGAAGGATTAGATACAGTAGAAGCCAATGTTGAACTTGGTTTTAAAATGGATGAACGTGATTATGGTGTAGGCGCTCAAATTTTACGTGATCTCGGTGTACGCAAAATAAAACTAATGACTAACAACCCTAAGAAACGTGCAGGACTTATCGGATATGGCTTAGAGATAGTTGAGAATGTGCCCATCATAGTAAAATCTAATCCTCATAACGTAAAATATCTTCAAACAAAAAAAGATAAAATGGGGCATTCGTTTTAA
- a CDS encoding NUDIX hydrolase gives MEQLINRLKTALAQTLPGAEAQYLMAPTHRQRYELRSLKAEEYKPSAVMILFCEDNSGNMFIPLTERMTYNGVHSGQISLPGGKFDKNDGDLSSTALRECYEEIGVKEIEMIGKLTPLFIPVSNFLVHPFIGVSKIKNPQMKNQEREVKTILKIGLQNLLDDSIVKHGSITVGDVVIKSPWFEVENLKVWGATAMILSELKQIIKITS, from the coding sequence TTGGAACAATTGATAAATAGACTTAAAACAGCCCTCGCTCAAACACTTCCAGGTGCAGAAGCCCAATATCTAATGGCACCTACTCACCGTCAACGTTATGAATTAAGAAGTTTAAAGGCAGAGGAATACAAGCCAAGTGCAGTAATGATCCTGTTTTGTGAAGATAATTCAGGAAACATGTTTATCCCTCTAACCGAAAGAATGACTTATAACGGTGTTCACAGTGGTCAAATTAGCTTGCCAGGTGGAAAATTTGATAAGAATGACGGTGATCTTTCAAGTACTGCGCTGCGTGAATGTTATGAGGAAATTGGTGTCAAAGAGATTGAGATGATCGGCAAACTCACCCCTTTATTTATTCCTGTAAGTAATTTTTTAGTTCATCCTTTTATTGGTGTTTCAAAAATTAAGAATCCCCAAATGAAAAATCAGGAGAGGGAAGTGAAAACAATCTTGAAAATTGGATTACAAAATCTACTGGATGACAGCATTGTTAAACACGGTTCTATAACTGTTGGTGACGTAGTAATTAAATCTCCCTGGTTTGAAGTAGAAAACCTTAAGGTGTGGGGAGCAACTGCAATGATTTTGAGCGAACTAAAGCAAATAATAAAAATTACTTCTTAA